The sequence GAAGAACGAGAAGAGAAAAAGAGTTAATAATGTTACGTATTTAAGCGCTATCATGAATTCACCGTGAGCTCCATAAACGGCGTCGTTTATTGGTTTCTTGACAACATATGTACTGCTTAATATTGCTGCTAATCCTGTTGAGAGTAAGATTGAAGTCGTTGCCATTAATGTCGATCCCATTATTAAGTTTCGTAGCGTTTGAACGGCTAAGATGTTCTTCTTTTCATTGTCCTGCATTAATTAAGAAAAGTAATTAATTATACGTCGTttaagataaaattttataaattaaggagtaattaaatcaaatttaaaaagataagggtaaataatttattagtcccctagtttttacctaacacaatATTTAAtccctctattttgaaaaacacattttaaggtccttatcttttgccaatattaaccctgtggtccttttatctatttttttagatttttaaccgaacatatcttagcttttaggacaaccacagtacaatacaagttgaccatgttactctgttattttatatctaTCTGTTTATGTTAAAATATATcgattacaagtctaaaaaaactagacaaaatgaTCAAATTgttaatattaacaaaagttagggaccttataatatgttttttaaaatatggGGACTAAACAGAGTATTAGCTAAAAAgtaagggactaataaattatttacccaaaagaTAATATTACCCTatagggttaggctatgcttactttgttttaagTACTTCTCAATGAATATTCACTCTTTTTTTCATTAattacaataaaattaaaatggcttaatacattaggagcactctgaacttgttcaaaaagcttgattgacctcTAAACTTACACAATGTTTCATTAACctatcaacttgcttaaaataacctattaGTTATCtggatttgtttaaaatgacatataggccccttaaacttgcttacagCAATCTATTTGCTCcgtaaacttgtttaaagtaatatacatttcaatttatctaaatatgtaaaaaattcaaaacttaaaaaataaaggctTAATTCTTGATTCTGAGTCTTTAAAAGAATTTAACTTTCTGTTTGGTACATTTTTATggcgtttttatagatttagagaCTTAATCATGACATTTTTAGCAAATTTATAGGCTATTGAGACACCGTATAAGTTCAGGggacaatcaaactttttggacaagttcacgGAGCAACTGATATATTAAGCcaattaaaatagataaatttgTCATATTCTTGAAAAATGCGTTACTAAATGGAGAATTTTTAGACAAAATTGAGAAAATGAGTGAAATTGAGTAAATATGACTTATAATTCTTTATGCCTCCCTTGAACGATATATAATTCAGAATGGAAAGTGTATATAATTACGAGTTACgtgtctaattaattaattaactaattttgtATATTTCAACTTAATTATAGTGTGAGTTTCGTTTTGctaattttatgtatatatctATGTTCACATTTCTTGAGTGCCCaatattttccattttctttggGGATAAGTagcaaattaaaataattaagtaAAATTACACTTATGATCATTGAGTTTTAACAATTTTTACAGtgtgaccactgaacttcaaaatgtaacataaaagCCACTGAACTCTATATTTTATTACAactatggccactaaactttaactGCAACTTCTCAAAATTACCCTTAACGACATcataatgaaaatattcaagaattaaaattgttcagaacgatatttaccatgaaaccacattttctattttctaaattaccatttttggaactttctctcttctAACTAAATATCACCTAAAAGACCTTAAAAcgaaaaaatttcaagaattaaaattgtttagaatatcattaattcttgaatttttttattttgaggtcgtcaatggtcattttgagacATTGATTGAAATTTAGTGGACACTATTTTAACAAAGTTCAAAGTTCAGTAGttttttatgttacattttgaaatttagtggcATACCATGAAAattggtaaagttcaatggccacgGGTCTAATTTGCCCCAAATTTGAAAGTCATTTTCACCCttaattccaaataaaaatctcttgcattaattaagaaaaaaaattaattattagtatATGGTTACGTTtctaattagttaattaattgttTATATTTCTAACTTAATTATGGTGTGAGTTACGTTTTGCTAATTTTATGTATATACCTATGTTTACATGCCTTGAATGCCCActattttccattttcttttggTATAagttaggcttaatacatcctaGCTCTTGTATTTGTCTAAAAAAGTGAATTGGACCCTATActttaaaaatattcaatttactccctgaatttgtttaaaattatCTATTAAACCTCTAAAATCCACATGAAGAGATTttgaaaaagttgaaaaataatcaatttacacttttcaattttgaaaaattgaTTCGTCCTAAATTTGCAAAGTTTTCTGATAACTcgccaatttatttaaaatgtccGAATAACCCCAtcaatttgcttaaaatgtaatcagttaatcattcggttgtaaaaaaaatacgTTATATACGGAAGGTGTGTTACACGCGCTTTAAAAAATCAAACAACCAAGATCGGAGTATGTTGTTCTAATAGTAGAAGAGACATGTTTTacagttgagcaagtaagaacTTTCTTTATAATATGTTTTGATCTATTATATAAATTGTGTAATTACGTTCCAAAACACGTGTGATATATTTTCTGCATGTAGtttatttatggcattacaCCCATTTGGGTCCCCAGACTAAAGctttaaagtcaattaggatcctaaactatcaaaatcatcaattaggttcCTGAATTAAGTAAAAATCCTCAATTGAGTCCTTATCATATTCTAAAGTCataaactgtgactatttgatatagattgTAATAGATTTAGGGAAGAGAGtctaaaactgttcaaccgaatgattttcgatgatacctcaattgaagatttttgtttagaatgagaactcaattgatgattttttttattagttcaggaatctgattgatgattttaagagtttaaggtcctaattgactttgaaaccTTAGTTTAGGGATCTAAATGGATATtatgcatttatttatttacaacagagtaattaattaattatattttaaataagttgagAAAGTTATTGAAGACGTATTAAAAATTCAGAAGACCAATCGAATTTTTTAGATAAATTCGGGAGCAAATGacgtattaagcctaaaaaggTGGAAAATCTACAAAGGCATCAATAAGGCATGCAATGGGTAACAAAATATACGGATTCCATATCATACCGCATTAACATAAAGTTAGGAATTATTTTGTGTATCTTCTTTTtggaattaattaaataaattataaattaagtaACACAAGAATAATAATGGgatcaatatatattaaaaaaaaaagaataaagagtATATACTTCTAGTGTATTttaaaacatattctaaaatgTACAACTTTGATTGGGTAGGAAAAGTAATTAaccacatttttaaattttttttaacattcaattttatttctttcaatttcAAACAACCAATAAACATTATTAtatgtgtaattaattaattattgatataaaattcttaattttaaaatataaatctcatattctaaaaataaattatacactttaatttataaactttagaTCCTCAAATATAAAACGTGACACCAAAATGTTAATCCGGTGCACGGGTGATGTAATGCACTGAACGTATTCgagaatatatatacatatcaaTGAGAATGCAAGTTAACAAGTACTTTTTGCAATATATATGGACATTTGGCGCATTCCATAGGGTTGTAACCTAGCCGAGTTTTGACATGCTCGTGCTCGGCTCAGCTCGATAGAAAATGGTTGAGCTCGatttattaagaaaattatcagatCATGAGTTACTCGTGTAtaacttttttatttgttaatgagcaactcattaattatattcatgaaTTTTGCTCGCAAAGAGTTGATTGTTTATGTTAATAAACTAGGTAGTTTTTTTAAACCTACAACACTAAAGCTTTAAATAAAACTGCGTGGTTTTAtattttcctatttatagaaatactatcattaaaaaaaattgaacagaGCTGGCTCACAAGTctattcatgaacattataatcaagCTTGTTCATAAACTTATTCAAGAACCTATAACTGAGCCTGAGCTTTCAAACCGAGTTTCCCCATACTCAAGCTCACTTCATTTATGATCGAATCTCAGAATCGTGCTCAAACTCGGCTTGTTGAAACTcagctcgtttacaaatcgagcctcAAAATTATACTCAAACACTCAGCTCATTTATAAATCGAACTAAACGCCAAACCGTTCATGAGTGCTTTCAAACCCAGTTTCGCTATACTCAAACTCGACTTATTTACGAAACGTAATCATGCTCAAACTCGGTCTACCTCAAACTCAACTCCTCTataaaccaaaccaaaccaaacgaTGAACCACTCATGAGCGGCTTGGCTAATTTACAGCCCTACATTTCACACAACCACTCAAAAGACATATTCCCACGAATTTACGAGTTCACGAAAGATGATTGATGTAAAGAAACAACCTAATTATAGTAATTAAGAAAGTAGATTACTTAAAGTAAATGAGACTCATACCTTAATGATGGAAGCAACCCAGAAACGCCTAGCTCTGGAATTAGTACCAACAATGGTAGAAAGAGGGTCAGAACGAACCTTATGCCATAACCAAAAATGATAACCAATTAATGTAATTAAACCAAGTGGTACTAATATCACATCCATATAACATTTTCTCCACtccatttttctttcttcaaacTATAGGAGAAATTAAAGGGTATTTATAAAGGAGATAGAAGAATGAATGTAGACTTGTTCAAATGTATTATGCAATAAACATCCTTATTCtcttactatatatatatataaatattctaaCTTATTATTACCCccttattaatttgatttttaatttcaaCTTTTTAGTATATGGTTAAAGAAATATTCATATTGACCCTTACTCTTACTATAtgattaaaaaaagaaagaaacaaatTAAGGTGTTCCCACATTAAGGTGCTTGTGAAGGATGTGACAATAGGAGGTTGGATTAATTAACTCATGAGAAATTAATGTGGGGTTAAATGCATCGTTGGAGCTCGTATTCTAGTAGGCAACGGGTCGATAACTAGTAAATGGCAGCAGGCTCAAGCTTCACTCATAGGTTCTAGCCCTCTGGCTGCACCCATTAAGTGGAAGCCCCTATTGTAACATCATGTCCAatatcatgtagatattgtctgtTTTCATCAAAATCTAACACTTTGGACCGCACAGCTTCAAAACGCGAATTTATGTATTGGATTTCCATCTTACTAACAGTCACTTTCTCTCCACTTTCGATGTGATATTCAGTTTATTCCTGCCCCCGCTGTCATCCTTAGGACTGTTCCTTGGGCCACTCACTTTGAACCAAGTTgctacaggcccaccagcttctgCATGGTTCCTGttcgaaccacacatcgtacatgGAGAGTCGActttgataccaattgtaacatccAACCTAGCACCATGTAGATATTATTCGTTTTGGCCCATCCAACAGTTAGGGcctcacggttttaaaacggATATGTATGTATTGGATTCTTATCTTAATAATAAGCTTCAGTCACTCTCTCTCCAATtctgatgtgggattcagttcatttctGCCTCCATCGTCATcattagggccgctccttgctcagactTTTTTACCCCGATACCACCCACTTCGGATTGGATCGTTACACCCATCGCCGAACATGTTGAAGTGAAACATCGACGCAGAAACCTTCGACGAATCGGGTTGTTCTAGTTTCAGAATGGTGATTAGTATCTGATGGAAACGACTTGATCTCATATCCTAGATCCTCCTCATAGTAGAAACACTTAGTTGTCGAGAAGCGTTGAGCTGGCCGAAAACATCCGGCATCACCAATGTTCAATTGGTATCAGATTTGTAACTCCTAGTTTTGGCACTTAATAGTAGTAGTGTGTTGGTTTTTCCTTTTTGCATTCTTGTGGATGATTGTAAAACTCTTCTAAAGAAGCTCAGTATTTCTTCGGTTCTATTCTCTAAACGCTATGTGAATCGAGTTACCCACTTATTAACTAGGGCGTCTGGTTCCGAGTCTTACCGTAAGGTTTAGTCCTTATATATTATGTAGTACTCTTACTGGTTTTGATCACATAAACCTTAATGACCATGCACTATTTGGTCATTCACAATTAGATATaggtttattagaatcctatgatgaaaattcaaaacatcctaaagcttaaatttaataaccttatatctaacggtgaatgaccaaagaTGTGAACTTTTCTGAGtactcgtattttaataatatattatttaatacttcacttttattatatttaatagtTTAATCCTTAAATAATGGAATTATTAAATAGTAGAGAAAGAATGGCAAAGATGGAAAATTGGAAGAGATGGAAAGGGTAGAAATGGGAAAGACAATTAGgtaaagaaagaaaggaaaggaagtgATAATCTGACAAAGCCCAAATAGAGAAATGAATTAATGGGGGGAAGAGGAAGGAAGGATTAGAAAGGAATAAGGATAAACAAGTAACCAAACACGCCTTTCTCATGACTCATCACTCCATACATTACGTGTTCTTCCCACTATATATGCAACCGttttctctctaattttctttctttatttatttatcatttttaatattgttaaattattattattattattattagggtagaattaaaaaacaaaacctCATGTGTTTTCGCATTGTTAAATTGGCATCTAAGAGAAATTATTGTCCAAACAGTGATTGAGAATTTGTTTAcctattttcatctcatttttgcctttttattttcaaaagtaGCATTGTGTTTGATTAGACTACTCTTATTTGTTTTTTACTACTGAAAAGTACATttttacaaaagtagagaatatctgctttttgaaaaaacagtaTTTTCCAAATGCAACCAGCAAACAAGATTAGCAACCAGCAAGCAGGAACACCAACCAGCAAGTAGCCAAACGGACCCGGGTCCGTTTGTTtgacctactgtttgttgttttcTGTTACgatttgctgttggaaaaaactgcttttccaaaaagcagtgATTCcatgcttttgtaaaatgctacttttcaggtgtaaaaggtaAACAGAAGGTCATTAACATAACACTTAAAACTCTATATTTTGAAgtaaaaatgcaaaaatgagcatgaaaatgagcaaccgaATACCCATTGAGCCTTTTCTCTTTGTTAAAGGAGATGATTGAGTTTTTCATTTTACTAAAAGTAaggattttaaaattaaaatgagagtTGACgactttaaaattgaaaaattcaaagggtttattatattttaagcaattttaattcttaaactttttaattttgaggtcatttatgtgttgtttggtgataagagagaaaataaatgttttagagagagaaagctctaaaaataatgatttttaaaaataatattttttttcatattaaatgtggtactaaacaactttaatttttgtaattttcattttgaagtcgttaacggtcatttttatAATGTCAAACTAAAAGACTGATCTTCGTTTatagaaaaacgaaaaaatacAAGCACTTTTTAGATAATAAAAAATTCAGATATCAATTTGACAATGGACGTATCttatttttttgtaatattaTTAAGTTCTTACTTATAAAATTTGTAAAATTAGTTAATTATGTGTATATCATTCAGTTAAAAAATGCTATTCATTTCaactgtatttgaaattatatatttatagctaaaaattggatttttataattttactatAACCATTGTATTTATCCAAAATTACTTTgaaattgttaaaaatttaaaatttgaatataaatgaaataaataatagTCTCTTAATAGGATTTTCCgttctttaaaaaaataaaattttattttcaaaactaaattttacatAATAATTTAAATGGAGGTTATAAAAAGTCaacagttgcgttcacatggaccctaatgaccatgtaaatttggtcattcaccgttagatctacacagattaaatataagccttaggatgttttgaatctctacCTTAGAATTTTAATCTGCGTAGATCTAAcgatgaatgaccaaatttacgtggtcattAGAGTCCATATGAACGCAACTGAAAAAGTCATATATGATATACGAACATGATACCAAAATGATAGAACTTGGTATAACATGATACTTTTTTTAGATAGGATTAAAGTCGGCTCATATATTAAACATTAACATGATGACCATACGACATGAACACCATACAGCTACGCAAATTACAACCCCTATTGtagaaattcaataaaattcaatatatatataaatattaatatatatatatatatatatatataaactagataattaatattattattattgtattaacacataaatataatataataaaataatatatattttataattcaacttaTATATATCATATAATCGATtagaatttaaattttatttatgtatatTTAAAGTTTCACTAATATTGAAAagattaaataatttttatatgatACTTAAcgaaatataaaataaagataaaagaaattagtaatatattaaatatttaatttatgctataaatataaatatatatgcaaAGTGTTATTCTCAATTATCACTAATTAAATGATGGTTTAGTGGTAAGTATGTACGCCTTCACTTTTACCGTTCAATTATGATTGGGTCAACCGGTTCATGGTTAACCCGACCAATTTGAACGATTCTAGCCGCTTTTAAAAGCTAAAGAAACTGAACTATTTTCGGCTTGGAAATATAATTGATTTCGGTTGAACCGGATTGACCAGTCAATCCCGTCCGGGTCCAATAACTATGATTATTGCACTTCTATTTTTAAGTTATTAAGTTGTCTTtgtaaaatacaaaaaatatgcATTTTCAGTTAATTAGTTTTGCTTTTGGGGAAAATCTGTTGAAATGCCAAACATTATCCTGAAATTATACGcaatatattttgagtttttccCCAAAGAATGATATAAATGCTGTGCTGGAATCATATTCAGTTTCCACTACAAACCAAACTATAGAATATACACATTATAttcttttaattaaatttgtcaactgttacttattattattatgaatgCTAATTAATTACTACTAAAATCTACTAATTCATAATTCAATCATTTAAGTAATAataatactccctccattcataagtcattctagtaaattattttttttcatgtcTTCCTTTCTGAAATGTGACTCCCTTCTGTCTCCGGTGACCTGAAAGAAGAATGATCGTGAGAAAAGGAGCTGGAGTTCTTGCGAACTCTCTTCAATGCTAAAGTCAGTCAAATACTTGAAGAAGTACAAAGTTTAACTTGAAAGCAATTgaataagagagagaaagtgattctGTACCTGTAGTTCTGTTTCAcaagctatttataggcaaTAAAGTGTGTACTAGGACACGTGACAATATTTGATTGGTCTTTGGACCGTATCTTTGCGTTCTGTGCTAAATGTCAATTGAGAAACGTACCTTTGGGTTCTAGAGTGACCATTGGTCCATGTGTCCCTTAAGGTAGCTCCTAATTGAAGCTTTATTCATCTATTCCACATCCAAATGTATTCTTCCATGGGCTTGGGCCCTAATATTGGATTCGGGCCCAACATGAAGTCCAAACGTTCAACCCATTTAATTACTACTGTATCATAAGTCATTCTAGTTTTTCAagatttttagtttagtttttcgattcaaatattaaactttttcttttggtccatgtattttttaatattccaaggTTTATTCCCCAAACATGGTATGAGAAAGTATTTTTTTAGCTAAGcaatataaattcattaatttgatactatattaattgtattttttgtgAAATattctagaatgacttataCAAGCAAATATAAGAATGGAAATATAagaactaatatatatatatatatatatatatatatatatattaattagtaTTTATTATATGCATTGTATCCAATTAATTTGGAATTAAATTCTCCTTGTACCTACACAAAATATACTAATGTGCCAAACCAACATTCTTGGAAATTCATAGAATATATGCTTCCTTTtcctattttttaatttaatattatcaATTTATTACATCATAATAAtacgatttataaaaataatttactttataatctaataatttacTTTATAACCTCTACTTGatatcatattatttatattatatataataatgtgAAATATATGGATTATGTATTATAATTATGATGATCTAGACTAGACACTTCATTTTGACATTCTTATTTAGTAAATTTATTATAGTTTTAATAGGCACCCAGCCCCATAAACTTGTAACGTTTTTTTACCTGGCCCTTCaatttaggggacaacctctcaaccccctcaactctccaaaaacatcacatacagccccttacacccctatgttcggtcaaaatattgacccgtgtagaaaacgcgcttgactgttgaccacaccaatgtcacgtgtcatttttttattaaaattttccattatggcataagaattctgatcgaaatacatctctggtagttgctcaccgagcaggggtctcaatggaaaattttaataaaaaatgacacgtggcattggtgtggtcaacagttaagcgcgttttctacacgggtcaatattttgaccgaacataggggtgtaagggactctatgtgatgtttttgaagagttgagggggttgagagattgtcccctaagttgaggggatcaggtgaaaaaaagttacaagtttagagagttgggtgcctattaagctTTTATTATATTGATTTAATTGGGAGATAACTAATTATCTTTTGAAAATATGCATCTTAAAATCCGTGGAATGACTCATATTTATAGTTAACGCTTTGTCTCTAAATGTAATTAGACTATAGCCATGTTTGAGAATTAgctattagctgttagctgattacattagctgttagctcattacattagctga comes from Euphorbia lathyris chromosome 8, ddEupLath1.1, whole genome shotgun sequence and encodes:
- the LOC136203136 gene encoding uncharacterized protein, which translates into the protein MEWRKCYMDVILVPLGLITLIGYHFWLWHKVRSDPLSTIVGTNSRARRFWVASIIKDNEKKNILAVQTLRNLIMGSTLMATTSILLSTGLAAILSSTYVVKKPINDAVYGAHGEFMIALKYVTLLTLFLFSFFCHSLSIRFINQVNLLINIPRDDEDSTSIVTTEYVSELLEKGFVLNTVGNRLFYGATPLLLWIFGPVLVFLCSVTMVPVLYNLDFVVANNAKEKTAVVNRDRLDFV